The genomic region CTCTCTATATACCTCTTCCCAAGGAATAAGCCTTGTATCTAGCCACCTAAAACGCGGCCCATCTTTTTCCTCAACCCACTCCATAGGCTTTATCTTTAATTTGTCAAGAATGCTCAACGCATCTCTACCATATCCCTTACAAGAAAAGGAGGGAGGATAAAAGCAGGAACGGCGAACTACTTCAACTTCTCTCGGGGGTATATGTGTCTGAAAAAGGCCGCAAAGCCGTCCTGATACTTCACGATATTCCTTGGGGCATTGAAATAGTTGAGGGAAAAGACATCATAGAACATATACTCGGAAAACTTCCAAGGACTAATTTACACGTACTTGAAGCGCTTTATTTGCTCTACAAAAAACACGCCATATTATTTACTGCCGAAGATAGTGAAGCCAGTTTCGAAGAACTTATGAGGCTATATAGTGTAAGCAACCCCTATGCATGGGTCGAGTTTGAGGTTTACCTTGATCTCAAGAGAAGGGGGCGACATCCCGTACCCGGACCCAGGCCTCATACACTATTGCTAAAGAAGAGGAAAAATGAAAACAAGTACACTCATTATGTGCTTGTTCTCGAAGAAAACAGACCAGTGACCCTCGAGACCCTTTACTCTTTTATACGAGAAGCATATAGTAATGATTGGGAACCAGTCCTAGCCATAGTAGATCGGTACGGAGACATAACATACTATGAGGCACTATTATTTAGGCCTGGCGAGACACGGCTTGCAGAATACGGAGAAAGGACATGAAGATACCAGTAGAGCCTCTCAGAGGGTTTAGGGACATATTACCGCCGGTTTCAACAGAGCTTCGGACTCTCATGAACATATTTGTCGAAACAGCTAGCAAGCACGGCTATTTAGAGGTAATTCCTCCGACACTGGAACGTTTTGAACTATTTGCACTAAAATCAGGCGAGGAAATAAAACGATCAATGTTCGTCTTCAAGGATAAAGCAGGTAGAGAGGTCGCACTAAGACCCGAGGCAACAGCCAGTATTGCAAGGATATACCTAAAACATTTACGAGCTAAGCCAAAGCCGCTTAGACTCTTCTATATTGTTAATTGCTTCAGATACGAGGAGCCCCAAAAAGCAAGATACCGAGAGTTTTGGCAAGCAGGGATAGAACTGTTAGGGGCGGAAGGACTCAGTGCCGACATAGAGACAATTGATGTGCTTTTAGATTATTATCAAAGACTTGGCATGATCGATTCAATTATCTTAAAGCTAGGCAATATAGCATTATATCGTAAAGCGTTTAATAAGTATGGTGTGCCGGAGGAGGAACAAGATCACATTCTGCATCTTATGGACAAGAAGCTGTACAACGAGGCTGCTGAATATCTGGCTGAAAAAGGATACGAAGAACTCTCCCAAAAACTAAAGAACATTTGGAACAACAAGGATAATTTAGAAAAGGTTCTACATATAGTCGAACAAGATGGCCAAGAACTAGTGAACGAGATTAAATACTTAGTTAGAATAGCCGACATATTACGCAATACATATCCCAATCTGAATATAGATATTGACATAGCTTTTGCAAGAGGATTAGCATACTATACAGGGATGATTTTCGAAGTCAAGGTACCAGGCTTTCCAGTGAGTATAGCTGGAGGAGGACGCTATGACAATCTTATAGAAATATATGGCGATGAACATGTTCCAGGGGTTGGATTTGCTATAGGATTGGATCGCACACTTATAGCCATGAAGGAAATAGGAAAAACTGTTCCAATAAAGGCTAGCGATACTGCATCGATACTAATAATCGGCGAAGAGTTGCTCGGGTACGCTATTAGCGTGAAAAAGATCTTAATAGAGAAGGGAATCGTTACAACGATATCCATCGCACAAAAGCTTTCAAAAATGCTTTCAAAGCTTTCCGAGAGCGGCGTGAGATACGCGATTATCATAGGCAAAAAGGAACGAGACGAGAATAAAGTAACCATAAAGGATCTCAGTACGAGAGAGCAGGTTACAGTGAGTCTCAACGAGCTAGAAACTGCTGATGGGATTTCGGCTATCTTCAAAAAGTGATAGTATGTGTACGACGAGAAATTGAAAACAGCTGGCCAGTCTTATTGTTTTGCCGATAGGTTTTAGACTATAATAGGCTCTTCTAATAACATTGTCAAAGGGCGTTAATAAGGGGTTTGAACAGCGAAAGCCGGGGCAGCAGTAATGGTTCTTGATATTAAGAATATAGATTTAGAAGAAGTTTCAAAGAAGGATATAGAAGATATTGCTAAGAAAATAGCGGAGGAATTAAAAGAATATGTTCCCTCTAGTTTTAACAAGCTACTAAGAAAGCTAAGCAAAGGAATAGAGAGAGCAATTGTATCACGACATAGAAGGCTCTTAGTTATCAGCGGAGCCAATCCATTCAAAACCGGAATTCTTGCAGCAAGGGCCTTATTATTCTACGAGAGAGTATACAAGAGGGTCAAAGGCAAAGAAGAGATACCAATGCTTTACGTTTTCCATGACGAGTTCAAAGATGCCCGCATAAGAAAGGAGGTTGTCAAACGAGCCGTTAAAGCAAATGCAACACTGCTCACAACCACAATTGCCCGCTATGAGGAAAGCGAGAGATACCTAGGTACAACATTTAAGGCACTAGTCATGGATTTAACAAACGATTTGAAACCAAATGATGTGGGAAGGCTTGTCGGAATAGTCGAAGGCGGAGGCCTCATAATCTTTCTAGTTCCACCATGGGCGAAGTGGGACAAATGGCTCACAATATTTAAACAGAACCTTATAGTACCGGGGTTTAAAGAGCCCCGCCACATCTTCATAACATGGTTTAAGAGAAAGCTCCTTGAACACAAAGGTATATACATCTATGACGCAGACGAAGATGAGACAATAAAAGCAGACGACTATCCAATTGTCAAAACTAAGGAAAGACGTATAGAGATACCAGAAGAAACTCTTTTCCCCAAGGAACTCTATGAGCTAGCACTTACACAAGACCAAGTCAACGTAATAAAACTTCTAGAAAGAATAATAGAGAAGCCGAAGAAAAAGCGATTAGCAATAGTCATTACCTCTGACCGTGGACGCGGTAAGTCATGCGCCCTAGGCATAGCATCCATAGGCATAGGGCTCAAGCTCAGAAAGGGGCATCGCACAAGGATAATCGTGACAGCACCCAGCTTATTGAACGTCCAATCATTCTTCATGCTAGCGCAGAAGGCTGCAGATAAACTCGGCCTAGAGACCCGTATAGTGAGGAGAGGAGACAACATTCTTGAGATTCATGGACCGCGTTTTAGCATCGAATATTGGGAGCCAATACATGTTCCGAGACTTAAAGCAGACGTAGTAATAGTTGACGAGGCTGCAGGCATCCATGTCCCATTGTTACACAAAATATGGAGAAGCCACAGAAAGCTTGTATTCGCAACGACGATTCACGGCTATGAAGGAGCCGGCAGAGGCTTCTCCGTACGATTCCTTTCAGCCTTACGAGACGATCCCAACACTGAACTCATAATAACAGAAATGCACGAACCAATCCGCTACGCAGAAGACGACCCAATAGAAAGATGGCTATTCGACGCCCTACTGCTTGACGCTGAACCAGCCGAACTCTCGAAAGAGGACATTGAAGCTATTGAACGAGGTGAACTAGTTTATGTTAAATATGATCCCGAGTACCTCTTTAGCCGTGAAGGCGAAAGCGAACTAAGACAATTATTCGGCATATACGTTCTTGCACACTATCGCAACGAACCTGATGATCTAGCCATACTTGCAGACGCACCTCATCACTTAATAAGAGCCATTAAACTCCCTTCAGGTAAAATCGTGTGCGCCCTACAAATAGCTCAGGAAGGCGGACTAAGCGACGACCTCATAGAGGAGCTTCTTAGAGGAGGCAAAACTCCTGGAAACATTATTCCAGATCGCGCTCTTAAGCATATAAGGATAAGAGAGTTCGGAAAGGCAAGAGGCTGGAGAATCGTAAGAATTGCAACACATCCAGAGGTACAAGGGAAAGGCATTGGCTCCTTTGCGTTGAAGGAGGCTTCCAACGAGGCAAGAGAACAAGGTCTTGACTGGATTGGGAGCGGATTTGGAGTAAACGAGCAACTCCTGAGATTCTGGACAAAGAACGGATTCCTGCCCATACATATGTCTCCAGACCGTAACCCTGTGAGCGGTGAATACACCATACTTGTTATAAAGCCACTTAAGGAGGAGTTTAACCAGATCGTGGATGTAGCTAATAGAGAATTTAAGAGGAAGCTCCTAGAATGTCTGCACGACCCTTACAGAGACCTTGAGACAGAAGTTGCAATACAAATACTTAAAACGGGTAACCCTGTGCTAGAAAACCACTATCCAGTACTGACACCCATACAGCTTGATAGATTGTGGATCTACGCCTATGGACCAATGACATATGAAGCCGCAGCGGATATTATATATGAGGTCGTAAAAGCTTATTGGATAATGTATCCTAAAACAAAAGGACTATCGTTCACAAAGAGAGAAGAACATGTCTCGGTAGCCAAGGTTCTTCAAGCAAAACCTTGGGACGAAGTTGCGTCTGAACTAAAGATACGGCCTTACACAGTTATGGTGACCCTCAAAGATATTGCAAGAAAGGTTTTGAAACACTACTATGGGCGCGACTCGGACTCGCCAGTGGGCATTAGCGCAGGAGAATTAATAGCGAAGGGAGGACTATACTTTGTCCCACCAATACAGTTTAGATCAAGAGGGGAATCGACTCAGCCGAGAACCGATTCATCAGAGAAGGATTCAGACTAATATTCCGTCATCACAGTCTCTGCCATTTAACACCATTTTCCTTAGCATAGAGGCTGAAAAGCTGTATAAAAAACTCAGCTATCGAGAGCTTACGCTTTTTCTCCGTCCACGGCTTAACACTACTAGATAGCCAAGGCTTTGACCAATACCCAACTCTTTCCCAAGTACGCATACCAGCCAAGACTATACTTGCTGCACCACAGATAAGAGCTAAACCTATGGCGCGTTCACCATCAGTAAAGCCTGGTAATAAGGAAAAGTATGAGTAATCTGTTGGACACTGAGTCGTCAAAGCTATTTTTTTAAACATTGGAGCAAGATGCTTTACTGCAGGAATATTATCGCCATGCACATGTACAACCATATATGCTCCGTGCTGGCTAGCCTTTAGCAAATATGCCCATGGACCATCTAAATCACTAACAACAATATCGGGATCTATACTATTTTCTAGGAGAAACATAGAGGCGCCATCAGCTGCAATAATTCTTTCACACTCATTGAGAGCACCAAGCTGTCTTATTAAGCTCTCTGAGCCCCCAGCAATGCAGACGCTCTTGCCTTTAAGCAAGCTACATATATCCTGTATAGCGATAAACCGTCCTTGCAGCATCGCATCATAGGCGAGCCTATTCGCTACACGACTAGCTTCGCAATCCATTGCTCTATTGTAGTGCATTATCGCCCTTATAGCTTCGTAGACCTCTGACCAATAGAGCGGGGATAATGCAGATATGGTGATTAATTCTAAGCGATTTAGTGAAGTGGTTGTATCGCTAAGACTAGACAACGGCCTCATAAGAATAACACCACTAGGCATATACAAGCAAGGCGACACAATAATCGCGAGGATATTCCCGGGAACACGTCTCTATAACGATGCTTTAAAGGCTTATGAGGCTTGTCTTGTTGCCCCATCCACGCCGATACTTTTCTACGATGCTGTACTGAATAAAGAAGTCAAGCTAATGAGACCAAGGTCTATCTCAACGCCATGCCCTCATTCAGAGGGGCTGATTATAGAGGCTGTGGTAGAGGGAAGGGAAAAACAAAGAGATGACAAGTACGTGATTAGGTTCATGCCTGTATATATATACTCTACTTCAATTGCCACTAAGCTTTATAGCAGAGATTATGGCTGCAGTATTGAGCTACTTATCGCATTTACTCGTATTAAGTTTTGGTCAACAAAGCTCAGGCCAACAAACTGCATAGAAATAAGCAGAAATCTCAGAAAAGCATGCACCGCCTTTGAATGCATACTGCATGCAACATGGGACGAAGAGTTGCATAGAAGAGCCTTCGAGGTACTAAGACTTAGCTATGCATATGCATCTATGAGTGGGTGCCCAGAACCCATGTGCGAAAACCATAAGCTACATTAGTTAGACACTATATGTGTTGGCGGAGCTCGCCGCTGCGACACCCCCTTAGGGGGAGGATGAGCAGCGGATCCCTCTGCGGCTGGGGGTCGGGGGCAGACATCCCTCTCATCTCTATGCGCCCTCCTTGATTCTCCGTTCTTGCGGATTTGTTGGATAACCTACAGATAATGCCGCAGCATCCACCACGGCTAACTTTGCTATAAGTCTATTCCTAATGGCGTCAATAATGTTTATAGCTGATTTAGATAACGAGTCTACCATATCGATTTGCCAAGGTAACCCAGTGTGGCCCGCATTCACAGAAAGAAAACCAATTATCTTACAAATCTCATCATCGTCTTGCACACCGCATAGCTCGATCTTAACTGCTTCATTAAGTCCTCGGGATGGCTTATAGAATACAAGCTTGCATCCATATTCCTTGAGCAGTTTAAATCTGGGTTCAAGAACTACGTATTCCCCTCTGCGCAGTATTATTGTTGCAAGGGCTTTATCATTCATGGAAATGCCGAGGCTTTGGCCAAGCTCGTTTGAATAGCTGCGCTTAATTACACCTACTACCGGTGCTCTTTCAGACATACTTCTGTTAAGCAACTCTCTGCTAAGATTTAGCACGCTGTTCCATTCATTACTTGGCGCACGGTAAGGGATTATTTCGCCGTCTATGAGTACTATGTCGCCGAGTGCCTCAAGGCTCAGTATGAGTTTTCTTTCCTCAGTACGCGCTAACATGGTTACATAGTCTTGCTCTAGTTCGGAAAAATAGCTCGTAATAATTCTCCGCCTTAATATATGAGACACACCTTGCCCATCTATACGTAGCAGGGTAGCTGCAACAATGCTCAAAGAAAGCCCTACGAGCTGCAACGGCTGAGAAGGAAAAGCTGAGTCAACTGCATGTACGGTCTTGGGTTGAAACCCGCCACAAATACGGCGCACGGGAAGCCTGGAGCGTATTTTTTCGCCTATGCTCCTTACTTCGGCTTGAAGCTTTCTAGCAATCCGAGTTATAGCCTTATCTAGGTCATCAACATCAATTATATCTATATGTGACGACATTATGTCCTCCCATAAAAGTACTCATCTTCAACCCTGTCTACGTAGTCTAAGCGGCTTGGCCCCTTCTTTCTGCGCTTAAGCCTGCGCTCAATACTCCACATCAAAGTTGAGGCTATTGCACCGAAGCCGGGCCTGCCAGGAACTGGAGTAACTCTGCCACTCTTTATAGCCTCCATAATTGCCGCCTCGGAGAGGTCATCGACGGTTATTATATTGTAGGCTGATCCTATCGCTTCAGCAACATGCGCATCACTGTTCGCCAGACCAGGCAAGTTAAGTATACGAGCTGCTTCCATAGCTTTCTGGTTGCTGATCGGGTCGCTCATAGAGTTGAAGACCTCGATTGCATCCCATTTACCCTCGTAGACTAGTTCTCCAATGCCCTTTCTGCGTATATCGAAAGGATGTGCAGGTACAGCTAAGCAGTTATTCTCGTGGGCAGTGTCAAGTAATTCTAGTGCATTACGTGGAATTTTTTCCAAAGGCTCTTCTAAGCAATATATGAGGATATCGCCCTCATTTGCTCGTATTTCTGCTCCAAGTAGGACAACTATATCATAACTCCCTTCAGAGACTATGTTTCGAGCAACAATGGCGCCTTGGAAAGTATCGTGATCAGTTATCGATATCGCTGAAAGACCTTTTTCAACAGCCTTGATGATTATCTCTTTAGGGCTTTCTCTGCCATCGCTAAAGGTGCTATGCATGTGGAGGTCTGCCCTAATTTTCGTCAATACACGTTCACCTTGAATGCAGAATTAATCCTTTAGTGCTTACCATAAGTACGGGCATATGGACACAGCTTCCTATAGGGGCAGTATTTACACTCCCATTCATAGCGCGGCGCGCGTTCATTTAGTATCGTTTCCCTCACTAAGCTTTCCAAGTCTATGGGTTCATACTCAACATCGAATTCAACTATGCGTTCTGGCGTTATATACAGTAAGTGGCCTTTTTTGGCATTAAGTAAGTACATGTATATTTTTAACTGTAAGATGTGGTGATCGTGTGGCTCGTTGTGTGGTAAGTCGCGCCCTGTTTTTATCTCTACGACCTCTTCAACACCATTATCTGTTATCTTGACTAAATCAACTCGTCCCTTAAGCGTGTAGGTCTCGCCATTAACCTTAATGCTTTTTTCAACCTGGTATTCGGATGCCCAGCCATGTTCTTCAAGAATCTTTTCCAAGCCCGTGTGTACGAGATCTCCAAGGATTACTGACGGCTCGAAACGAAAACTCAGAAGAGGATAGTGCATGCGCATTATCCTTTTCATACTGCACCCGGTTAGATCGGTTACATAGACTATTTTAGGATCGATCATTTCTTTCAATCTTTCAGTAAACTCTTTCTGTTTTATTCTATATATCTCGCTGAGTATGCTCAATCCGTTGTCTCACCTTGCTCTGTATCCAGTAAATTCGCTTAACAGAGATAATACCTATGGGAGCTTATCTATTAATTGCCTTAGATCATTGAAACTGGTAATTTTCTTTCTAAGCTGGCGAAGCCACCGTGCCAGATTATAACAGCCTTCGCCTCTCTCTATTAGTCCCTTTTCCCTTAGCTGGCGAGCAACGAGTATTGGCTTTCGAACACCGTGTATTCGGAAAAGATCGCGCTCAAATACTATTTCTCCTACAGAAATATTGTCCCAGACATATGCAAAAGCTTTGAGCTCGTCACTGTCGAGGCTTAGCATTATGTCTCTAAGCTTGTATAGTACTGCCATATCTTCTTTGTCTAGCTTCGGCTTCTTCAGTAACAAGGCTCGAGACCCCGTATTTATTAATAAGCATTACGAGTGCATGGCGCAGAGCCTCACTCCGATTCCGAAATACTCCCGCATAAACGAGTTCGTCTAGTCGCTCAACGAGTTCCGCTGGCGCCTTAAATGTTATAATTACCGTTTTTGGCACTAGTCTTCATCCCCTATAAGGGGCTATAACATAAAGGTGTGTCCGGCAGTTAAAGGGATTAGGGCACAAGGAGCCATCATACCGTGTTACGCTTCTGTCCGCGCCAAGCAGCTTGAATAGGAGGATGCCTCGATGCCAATCGAGTGGATTAAGTCGTGTCCACAAGACGAAGAAGTCTATAAGCTGCTTAGAGACTATGTTGCTGGCTGGTTTAGGAAAAAGTACCGCACATTCACTATCCCGCAGAAATGCGCGATACCATTAATCAAGAAGGGAAAGAACGTACTACTATCATCGCCAACAGGTACCGGTAAAACACTAGCTGTTTTCTTGGGTATAATAGACGAACTTTACAGGTATGCCGAAGAGGGACACCTAGAAGACCAGATTTATGCAGTCTATGTTTCGCCGCTCCGTGCACTAAATAATGATATGAGAAGAAACCTCTTGGATCCTCTTGAGGGCATACGTGAGTATGCTAAAAGCGTTCTTGGAATAGAGTTGCCAGAGATACGGGTCGCAGTACGAACAAGTGATACGCCTCCTCATGAAAAGCAAAAGATGTTAAGAAAGCCGCCTCACATACTGATAACTACTCCCGAAAGCCTTGGAATATCATTAGCTGCGCCTAAATTCAGGGAGCGTCTATCCACAGCGCGTTGGCTCATAGTTGACGAAATACACGAACTTGCATCAAGTAAGAGGGGGACACACCTAAGCATCTCCGTGGAGAGGCTTGACTACTTGACCGGCGGAAGGCTGCAAAGAATAGGGTTATCTGCAACAATAGCTCCTCTCGAAGAGGTTGCGAAGTTCCTTGTCGGATTCAAAGATAGCGGCGAGCCAAGAGACTGTGTAATAGTCGATGCAAGGTTCGCAAAACCCATAGATGTAAGGGTTCTATGCCCCGTTAAGGACCTTATACACACGCCTGCCGAGGTTGTTAATGAGGCTATTTACAGGCTCCTTGCCAAGCTGATAAGAGAACATAGAACTACGCTCATATTTACGAATACGAGAAGTGCCACAGAGCGCGTCGTTTACAAGCTAAAGAAGTTATTAAAGGAAGAAGGAATAGCCGATATGGATGAGATAGAGGCTCATCATAGTAGCCTTAGCCGCGATATAAGGCTTAGTGTTGAAGAGAAGCTCAAACGCGGCGAACTTAGGGTAGTAGTATCGTCTACTAGCCTCGAACTAGGCATCGACATAGGATATATTGATCTAGTTGTACTCCTTAGTAGCCCGAAGAGCGTTTCAAGACTTCTCCAGAGAATCGGCAGAGCTGGCCACCATATAAGGCAGGTCAGCAAGGGCAGAATAATCGTTGTTGACAGAGACGATCTTGTTGAGTGCACCGTGCTAGCAAAGGCAGCTATGGATAGAAAAATAGACCGAGTCCACATACCACGAAAACCACTAGACGTGCTTGCACAGCATATTGTTGGACTCTCTCTTGAGAAAAAGTGGAGAATAGACGAAGCATATAGGCTTGTCAAACGTGCATATCCTTACCGCGACTTAAGCTACGAGGAATTCATGAACGTTCTTCGATACCTTGCCGGAAAATATGGGCTTGAACACTACAAGGTTTACGCCAAAATATGGCTAGATGAAGAGGAGGGTGTTTTCGGCCGCAAGCGCGGATCAAGAGCAATATACTATATGAACAGCGGTACTATACCTGATGAGGTTAAAGTACACGTATTTACTATTGACGGGAAATACGTAGGTGATCTTGAGGAGGGCTTTGTCCAGATACTTGCCCCGGGCGATATCTTTGTACTCGGAGGGCGCACATATGAGTTCATTAGATCCGAGGGAATGAAAGTCTTTGTCAAAAAGGCCGAAGGCGCGAAACCAACTGTTCCGAGCTGGTACTCTGAGATGCTCCCATTGGCCTTCGATTCAGCTCTGCTCGTTGGCGCGTTTAGAAGGTGGGTAAAAGAACTCATAGAGGATGGTATTCCGCGTGAAGAGGCCATAGAACTCATAGCATCCAAGTACAATCTCGAAAAACATGCAGCAGAGAATATATATAACTATATACTGGAACAATACATGTTTACAAACGGGCTCGTTCCAAGCGACAAACTAGTACTCATAGAGTACTTCCTCGACGAAGAGAATAACTCAACATCAATAATCTTTCACACACTCTATGGTAGACGAGTAAACGACACACTATCAAGAGCATACGGATATGTATTATCAAAAATGCTTAACACGAACGTCAGAATAACTGTAACCGATAACGCTTTTATGCTGACAGTAGGCGGCACAAGAACCGATATAGAGCTAGAACGCCTTGTATTCAGCGTGAACCCAGACAATGTTGGGGAGATTCTGAAAAAAGTTCTTCGGAACACGGAGTTACTAAAACGCCGCTTTAGACACTGCGCTGAAAGAGCATTTATGATACTGCGAAGATATCATGGAAGAACACGCGACCCCCATAGACTACAGCTTAATGCACAAACACTACTTGAGGTCGTTGAGAAGATACCACAGTTCCCAATACTCCAAGAAGCTTATAGAGAAATTCTAGAAGACTACATGGATATCAACAATGCACGCCAAGTACTTAAATGGATACATGAGGGCAGCGTTGAGGTGGCGTTCTTCGGCCCGACACGCGTCCCTAGCCCCTTTGCTCATCATATAGTGGCAAGAGGATATAGCGATATAGTACTTATGGAAGATAGGAAGAAACTACTAATGGAGCTACACAGCAAGGTCATGGAGTTACTACGTAGCCGTTTTTCATCAAATGAGCAAGGGCAAGCTTATACCTAGCCATAGTCAATTACTGAACAAGCAAATATGAGTGAGGGGTTCAGCGAAGGACCACTTCGTCACAATTATCAGCTCGTTCCCGGGGTATTTCTTCATAACCCTTTTGTTTAGTCTTACACTCTTTACATAATCTTTTTTATCGTTTGCTAGTATTCCTATCTAGCAGAACCCGGGACTCGTTTGCCCTGCCTGCTTAGAAACGGGCAAAAGATACCAACAATAGATGATCTTGACGAGCGCTACGGCATTAAAGGCTCAAAGATACTGCTGCGAATCGATATAAACAGTCCCATAGATCCCGCCAGCGGCAAAATTCTAGACGACAGCAGAATCAGAGCACATAGTCCTACTATAAGGGAGCTCCTTGAGCGCAGAGCTGCCGTGGTAATAATGTCTCATCAAGGCAGGCCTGGAAGCGATGACTTTGTCAGCCTAGAAGAGCATGCAAAGCTGCTCGAAAAATACGTAGGATATCCAATAAAATTTATCGATGATGTCATAGGCCCAAGCGCGAGAAACGCAATAAAGGAGCTTGAGCCTGGAGAGGCCCTCCTACTTGACAATACAAGGCTTATTTCAGAGGAGATTATTGAGGCAACACCAGAGAAGCACGCAAAAGGCATATTTGTTCGGAGACTCGTACCCTTATTTAACTACTATGTAAACGACGCATTTGCTACAGCACATAGAAGCCAGCCAAGCATTGTTGGATTTCCCCTGCACCTCCCCTCAGCCGCCGGTAGGGTTATGGAAAGGGAGCTTGAAGCCCTAGCCAAGCTCTACAAAGCTGAAGAGAGACCACGTGTGTTTGTCCTCGGCGGCGGCAAGGTACATGACACGCTCCGAATACTCGAGCATATCCATGCAAACAATATTGCTGACAGGATACTATTGACTGGACTGATTGCAGAACTCTTCCTTGTAGCAAAGGGCATAGATATAGGTGAAGAGAATAAGAAGCTGCTTGAAGCAAAGGGCATACTGCCCCTTGTGCCAAGGGCTAGGAGACTTCTTCTAAGAGGCTTACCTGTTGAAACTCCTGTAGACTTCAAGACACTGATCGGAAACGAGGTAAGAGTAGAACCTGTAGGTAATATAAGAGGCGTTATAAGGGACATAGGGCCCCAAACAGTCAAAGCCTATGCAGAAATTATGAAAGAAGCGAGACTCATAGTGATGAGAGGACCTGCAGGAGTAATTGAAGATCCAAGGTTTAGAGAAGGAAGCTTAGAGCTTGTAAAGGCTGCGCTTAATAGCGACGCGTACCTTATAGTTGGCGGCGGGCATCTTAACAGTATAATAGCAGAGCTCAAAGCATATGACAGGCCTAACCTACACGTAAGTACCGGTGGAGGTGCGCTATTACTCTTCTTAGCCGGAGAAGAGTTACCGGGTCTTTCAGCACTCGTTGTTTCCGCGAAGAAGTTTTTCCCTGAACTATAACCTTAGTCTTACTTCTTTACCAACTATAACATACACCTTCGGTTATCCCTGGGTGAGATGTATGGCTAAAATACGTGTAGGTGTAAACGGGTTCGGAACTATCGGAAAACGAGTAGCAGAAGCTGTGAGACTCCAACCAGACATGGAGCTAGTGGGGGTAGTAAAAACAAAGCCCGACTACGGAGCAGTCTATGCAATAAAGCACGACATACCCGTCTACACCATAAAGGATAGCCTTGAAAAATTTAAGGAAAAGGGCCTTGAGGTCGCAGGCACTTTAGAAGAATTGCTTAAACAGGTGGATGTGATTGTTGACGCGACCCCAGGAGGAGTCGGTGCTACCTACAAGCCATTGTACGAGAAAGCGGGCGTTAAGATGATCTTCCAGGGCGGCGAGGAAGCCAATGTGGCTGAGGTATCATTTAACACATTCTGCAACTTTAACGAAGCACTTGGCAGGAAAAGCATAAGGGTTGTATCATGTAATACAACGGCCTTACTTAGGGGCATCTGTACCCTAAACAAGATTTCAAGAGTCGAGTCTGTTCGCGCTACAATCGTGC from Pyrofollis japonicus harbors:
- a CDS encoding tRNA(Met) cytidine acetyltransferase TmcA; protein product: MVLDIKNIDLEEVSKKDIEDIAKKIAEELKEYVPSSFNKLLRKLSKGIERAIVSRHRRLLVISGANPFKTGILAARALLFYERVYKRVKGKEEIPMLYVFHDEFKDARIRKEVVKRAVKANATLLTTTIARYEESERYLGTTFKALVMDLTNDLKPNDVGRLVGIVEGGGLIIFLVPPWAKWDKWLTIFKQNLIVPGFKEPRHIFITWFKRKLLEHKGIYIYDADEDETIKADDYPIVKTKERRIEIPEETLFPKELYELALTQDQVNVIKLLERIIEKPKKKRLAIVITSDRGRGKSCALGIASIGIGLKLRKGHRTRIIVTAPSLLNVQSFFMLAQKAADKLGLETRIVRRGDNILEIHGPRFSIEYWEPIHVPRLKADVVIVDEAAGIHVPLLHKIWRSHRKLVFATTIHGYEGAGRGFSVRFLSALRDDPNTELIITEMHEPIRYAEDDPIERWLFDALLLDAEPAELSKEDIEAIERGELVYVKYDPEYLFSREGESELRQLFGIYVLAHYRNEPDDLAILADAPHHLIRAIKLPSGKIVCALQIAQEGGLSDDLIEELLRGGKTPGNIIPDRALKHIRIREFGKARGWRIVRIATHPEVQGKGIGSFALKEASNEAREQGLDWIGSGFGVNEQLLRFWTKNGFLPIHMSPDRNPVSGEYTILVIKPLKEEFNQIVDVANREFKRKLLECLHDPYRDLETEVAIQILKTGNPVLENHYPVLTPIQLDRLWIYAYGPMTYEAAADIIYEVVKAYWIMYPKTKGLSFTKREEHVSVAKVLQAKPWDEVASELKIRPYTVMVTLKDIARKVLKHYYGRDSDSPVGISAGELIAKGGLYFVPPIQFRSRGESTQPRTDSSEKDSD
- a CDS encoding DUF447 domain-containing protein, translated to MVVSLRLDNGLIRITPLGIYKQGDTIIARIFPGTRLYNDALKAYEACLVAPSTPILFYDAVLNKEVKLMRPRSISTPCPHSEGLIIEAVVEGREKQRDDKYVIRFMPVYIYSTSIATKLYSRDYGCSIELLIAFTRIKFWSTKLRPTNCIEISRNLRKACTAFECILHATWDEELHRRAFEVLRLSYAYASMSGCPEPMCENHKLH
- the hisS gene encoding histidine--tRNA ligase yields the protein MKIPVEPLRGFRDILPPVSTELRTLMNIFVETASKHGYLEVIPPTLERFELFALKSGEEIKRSMFVFKDKAGREVALRPEATASIARIYLKHLRAKPKPLRLFYIVNCFRYEEPQKARYREFWQAGIELLGAEGLSADIETIDVLLDYYQRLGMIDSIILKLGNIALYRKAFNKYGVPEEEQDHILHLMDKKLYNEAAEYLAEKGYEELSQKLKNIWNNKDNLEKVLHIVEQDGQELVNEIKYLVRIADILRNTYPNLNIDIDIAFARGLAYYTGMIFEVKVPGFPVSIAGGGRYDNLIEIYGDEHVPGVGFAIGLDRTLIAMKEIGKTVPIKASDTASILIIGEELLGYAISVKKILIEKGIVTTISIAQKLSKMLSKLSESGVRYAIIIGKKERDENKVTIKDLSTREQVTVSLNELETADGISAIFKK
- a CDS encoding 6-hydroxymethylpterin diphosphokinase MptE-like protein, with amino-acid sequence MRPLSSLSDTTTSLNRLELITISALSPLYWSEVYEAIRAIMHYNRAMDCEASRVANRLAYDAMLQGRFIAIQDICSLLKGKSVCIAGGSESLIRQLGALNECERIIAADGASMFLLENSIDPDIVVSDLDGPWAYLLKASQHGAYMVVHVHGDNIPAVKHLAPMFKKIALTTQCPTDYSYFSLLPGFTDGERAIGLALICGAASIVLAGMRTWERVGYWSKPWLSSSVKPWTEKKRKLSIAEFFIQLFSLYAKENGVKWQRL